The Candidatus Dormiibacterota bacterium region CCGCACCGCCCGGCACACCCGGACGATCCCCGGCACGTCGCTGACCCGCTCGGCCACCCGGTCCACCGCGGCGGCGTGCTCGGCCGCCGTGCGCTCCTGGGGGGCCACCCGGAGCACCACCACCCCCTCGCGGGGCAGGAGTTCGACGGGCAGCCCGGTGTCCCTGGCCGCGGCCCGGATGTTCGTCTGCAGCATCCGTTCGAACTGGTGCCTGTTACGGCCCTTGAGGACGACTTCGCCAAGCTTGAGGAGCACGCACGGCTCCCCGGCGGCCTGCTCCGCCGTCCCGGCCACGGTGACGGGATCGGTCATGG contains the following coding sequences:
- a CDS encoding tRNA 4-thiouridine(8) synthase ThiI; protein product: MTDPVTVAGTAEQAAGEPCVLLKLGEVVLKGRNRHQFERMLQTNIRAAARDTGLPVELLPREGVVVLRVAPQERTAAEHAAAVDRVAERVSDVPGIVRVCRAVR